The genome window TGCAATTAGATGATTTTGGTCATGGAATGAAAAGCTTGAaaaaattgtggaaatacagaaaacaatacgaaaatttttaaattattaattgattaattaattaattaatgtgcTTATTTtccggtaattttcttgtaatttttttttttttaaagtcaaatttcttggtatttttttggccatgtcttgttaagttaaGTTTGGTGTAATCAATAGGCCCTACTTGATTGGTTGGTATCTTCAGTTGTGGTTATGTTTTTGGGGAGCTAGCGGCTTTCTTATAATCCAGCAAACTAGCGACTAATGTAGCGAGTGAGCTTTTGTAGCTGCCAGTCACGCACGTTTTTCATTTTATCCAATAATGTTTTGGTGCTGTGCTACTGTGCCGTGATTGGATAGTGCAACTGTACATCTTTTGCACGTCTGCCTGAACAGGGAGTGGGATCCTTCCTCAGTTTctctttctgattttttttctatttttcctcattataggttgttttttgtggtgtttttcctTATTTGACTCAAAGGACGGAAGGTGCTGTATGCTgtaaacatcccaaaatccctTGAGCGAGCTGTGTGAATGGTGTTACTGGGCTTTATAATCAACTTGCACGTATTCGGCGTGTGACGTACCTTGATGTTGACAGAGATCGTGCTGCTGttcatctcctctctgtctaAAGCGGTCACCACAGACACAACTCCACTGCTGGAGTCGATGTTAAAGTTAGTCCGATACTTGTCTGGAGACACTAAACACACAAGGTTTaaaattttagtgttttaactTCAAACATCAGAGCTGAATTCAAAGTATTTATTTCTTGCGGTTTAcctgcactgatgctgtaaGCTAAAGTCATGTTGATTCCAGTGTCTCCGTCCTGAGCCTTTATCGCTTCTGGCTCAATGGTGCGAAAAGGCCCAGCCTGAAATATGTGAAATCTTTTCACACTTACTGCATGAATTCTTAAgttatgtccaaaaaaatgtgttgaccTTGACCTCTGTCCTTAATacaccaaattcaaatcagttcatcactgtgTCCGAGTGGAGTTTGGAAAACCTCCCCGATGCCCTGACGATATTGTGTTCATAAGAATGTGACAGATGAGCTTactatgacctttgacccccccAAATCTAATAaattcatcactgagtccaagtgaaagtttgtgccaaCTTTGCAGAAATTTCCTCAGGGTGcttattgtgttcacaagaatgagaaagacaagGTCAAGGTGTATTTATTTCTCCCCGTTTAGCAGCACCGATGGGAGCACTTAAGCTAACGTACGTGTTTTTGTTGGTGGGGGAAAACCGCACCGAAGGAAACCCAAGCAGACACGGGGGGGTCCCCGGGGCCTttttgctgtgaggcaacattGCTAACCACTGACCcacctgtgacctttgaccattaaaatcaaatcatttcattgttgagtccaaagggacgtttgtgccaaatttaaagaaattccctcaaggtgtttttgcgATATCgctttcaaaaaaatgagaaagacgAGGCTCAAGGTGACCTCGACCTTTAACATAtaaccacaaaaatctaattagttcatcctCGAGTCCactcaaatgtttgtgccaaatttgaagaaattcctttgTGGAGTTCTTAAGATATCGCTCTCACAGAAATGAgacacacaaggtcacagtgaccttgatccttgaccaccaaaatctgatcagctcatccttgagtccaagcggacatttgtgccaaatcagAAGAAATTCCCACAGGACGTTAATAATCACTTGTGAGAGAAATATTGCAGAATGTAGTTTCAGAGACTCACCTGATTCTCCAGAATAAAAGCTCGGTACACGTTGTGGCTGAAATACGGATTCAAGTTATCGAAGTCGACTACGTTGATCAACACGGTCGCCGTGTCATTCAGACCCCCGCTGTCCTGCAGGAACCCAGGCGACACATCGGTCAGGTATCCATCTCGTCTTAATGATTCTGTATGTTCAGCTGCTGTGTCTTTTCACTCACCTTGGCCGTCACGAGGAAGTTGTATTTTTGGACTAGATTGTAGTTCAAACGTCTCTTCAACATAAAAGCCCCTGAGTTGGTCACAGTGAAGTCCTCTGAAGTCGGTGTCTGATGACAGAAAGTCAAATTAACGGTCAAATTTCCACACAGcacaaatattattttgttttatagatTATCTTGAGGCTTTAATATCAATTTAAGGTATTTTGTCAAACTCCTCATAAGCCTGTTTTCTTATAGTTGTTGTAAAAAACCATcactcttttatttctttgttaataaaaatcccaaacaaacagaataTATAACTGATTTaatgtaatctttttttaaaatttaatttgtaattgCTGTGAACCTGGACTACCACTCTACAGTAAACTTtatacatatgcatacatacatacatttttacatacattGGGGGtgttttctaaacaataacaattgcataacatggcaaaaacaatcatttccTGCTCGCCGCTGTAACTGAATTTTTCTGGCGTGTTCATGTGTTTCATATTCTCTGTAACATCGGCCAACATGCTGCAGGAGTCCCAGGACTGTTTACTGACTGGCTTCATGTATTGGTCACTTAAAATTTAAAGATCCCCAAATTATAATTTAGTTTAGATGAGAACGGTTCtactaaaaatggcaaaatctttcctttgcatttaaaaacaatctgTGTTCACGTGAGAATATTGTGAAAACGATCCTCGAGTACATGACAGGAAGGGTCGccgttttcaaaaaattacactctggatcccggttttaaaagtttgcgttttcaggcccctaAAACGCCGTTGTCATGTTAAcgaccagaaaaaaacacagcaaaggttttacgtttcatgcaagaactgtcgCCATGGAAACAGCCCCTACATTGCACTTTGCTGCTGAATCGAACTTCTGCGGCTTCTCGCAGACATTGTTTGGTAGCTCATCGAAGGCCGCTGTTCGGTGTGTTTTTTCGTTTAAAATACTTCAGGTGCTCTCATTCACCACTTTGTGTATCTGCATATGGAAACATTCACTGTGGCttctacaaataaagttatattattaatattattattattacaatggAGTATGTCAGCATGTTGTTTGCTGAGG of Plectropomus leopardus isolate mb unplaced genomic scaffold, YSFRI_Pleo_2.0 unplaced_scaffold17557, whole genome shotgun sequence contains these proteins:
- the LOC121964869 gene encoding cadherin-23-like, with product ATTVDSEVLRVTAVDGDSSSANNMLTYSITPTSEDFTVTNSGAFMLKRRLNYNLVQKYNFLVTAKDSGGLNDTATVLINVVDFDNLNPYFSHNVYRAFILENQAGPFRTIEPEAIKAQDGDTGINMTLAYSISAVSPDKYRTNFNIDSSSGVVSVVTALDREEMNSSTISVNIK